The DNA region CTACCGGGCTCCGTCGATCACGCGCCGGGTGGCTGGTACAGCGGCTTCGGGCTCGTTCAGTACAGGTCCGGCCGCTGCCTCGGCCTGTGCGGTCGCGGTTCCGGAAGGCTCGCCCTCGCCCGCGTCCGGCTTCGCCGTAGCTTCCTGCTCCCGCTCGATCATGCCCAGTGCCACTCCGGCCATGATGACCACGCCGCCTGCCGCCTGGGCCAGCTGGATCGACTCCCCGTTGATCACGACGGCACCGATGACGCCGAAGACCGGGACCAGGTTGAGGATGTTCACGGCGACGCTCGACGCCATCCTGCGCAGGCCGTAGTTGTAGAGCAGAAAGCCGCCGACCGAGCACGCCACGGCCAGGTAGACAATCAGCCAGGAGGCGGTCACGCCTGGCATCCGCCAGTCGCCGGCCTCCAGCAGGGAGGCGAGGAGGAAACCGGCCGCACCCGCCAGGGTCTGGAAGTACGTGACGCTCACGGCGTTCTGACCGGCACTCGCGCGCTTGCCGAGCACGTTGTACCCGGCCCAGGCCAACCCGCCGAGCAGCAGGAGGATGTCCCCTGTCCACCGTGAACTTCCGCCGGCCTCGGCTCCGTTGCGTACCACGAGGAAGGCGCCGACGGTCGCCAGCAGCACACCCGTCACACGCAGCACCGGCATCCGGGTGCGGAAGACGACCAGTTCCAGCAGCATCGTCATCAGAGGGTACGTGGCCACGATCAGGGACGCATCGGACGCCGTGGACAGATCGACGCCGACGTTCTCCAGGACGAAGTAGACGGTGATGCCGAGGAATCCGCTCACGTAGAGCTGTCGCCGTTGCTGTGCATCTGGCCTGGCCGGGCGACGCCGGTTCAGCCCCACCATCACGCCCAGGAGTAAGGCCGCCAGGGTGAACCTGATGGCGCCGATGCTGAGCGGGCCGACGTCCTCCAGCACCTGCTTGGTCACCGCGTACGAACTGCTCCAGAACAGCGCGGCCGCCACAACCGCACACACCGCCCACACGCTTTGTCCCCGGTCACGCATCTGAAGTCGCCTCTCTCCACTACCACCACGCACACCGTGACCGAACAAACATCAGCCAATCGAGGATGAGGCTAGCAAGATCATCGAAGGTGGCGCGTACAATCCGAATTACCTTCGGAATCCGGCAGAGTGAGGCAAGCGTGGACGAACTAGATTCGGCGTTGATGCGGATGCTCCAGGAGGACGGTCGGCGTACCAACCGGGACATGGCCCAAGCGCTCGGTATCGCCCCGTCCACCTGTCTGGAGCGGGTCCGGTCGCTGCGCGAGCGTGGTGTCCTGACGGGATTTCACGCGGAGGCCGACCTCGCGTCGATCGGCCGCGGGCTGCAGGCCGTGATCGCCGTACGGGTCCGCCCGCCGACCCGTGCGGTGATCGAGGCCTTCCAGGCCTTTCTGGAGCGGATGCCCGAGGTGATCTCGCTCTTCGTCCTCACCGGGAACGACGACTTCCTGGTGCACGTCGCCGTCCGCGACACCGACCACCTGCACGCGGTGGTCCTGGACAAACTGACGAAGCGCCCGGAACTCGCCGACGTACGGACATCGGTGGTCTACGGGCACATGCGCAAGAAAGTCATCGGGCCGACGTGACGCCCGTGCGGACCCCTGGCGAATGGGTCACCGAGCCGGTGGTGCGGTCTCCTCCGCCACCGAGGCCTCGCCCGTCGGCGGCCACAGGAAGTCGGTCTCGCTGGGCAGCACCTCCCGGACCGAACCCGAGGAGAGCCTCGCAGGTCCGCTCCCGCTCCGGACGATCCGCTCCACCCGCTCGAAGAGTTCCGCCTCCACGCGCAGCGAGGCACACGCGGCCCCTCCTCGGCGATGCGGCCCACACCGCACGGCACGGCGCACGTGTGCAGCGCCTCGGCGATCGCGGAGGACGAAGCGCAGTCCTGAGCAGCCGTCCACGGTTCCAAGATCGCCCTGCTGTCCCTTCCGGCCGGACATCGGCTGACCCCACTTCTGGCATCGGCGCGCCGCCACGGCCGGCCGGGTTCCTGTCCGGGCGACGCGGGAGGCCCGCCCCCCGGAGCGGGGAGCGGGCCTCTGACGCGTATCAGGACGCGCGGTTCAGGATTGCGCCGTTCAGACGGAGCGGAACGCCAGCACCACGTTGTGGCCGCCGAAGCCGAACGAGTTGTTGATCGCCGCGATCGGGCCCTCCGGCAGGGGCCGGGGCTCACCGCGCACGACGTCCGCGTCCACGGCCTCGTCGAGGTCGTCGACATTGATGGTGGGCGGCGCCATCCGGTGGTGCAGTGCCAGCACCGTCGCCACGGTCTCGATGCCGCCCGCGCCACCCAGCAGGTGACCGGTCATCGACTTCGTGGCGGAGATGGCGACATGGTCCAGGTCGTCACCGAGCACCGCGCGCAGTGCCTTGATCTCCGCCACGTCGCCCTGCGGCGTGGACGTGGCGTGCGCGTTCAGGTGCACGACCTCCGACGGCTTGAGGTCCGTGGAGTCCAGCAGGTTCTGCATCGCGGCGGCGATCCCGCGCCCGGTGGGCTCGGGCTGCGCGATGTGGTGGGCGTCCGCGGACAGACCCTGGCCCAGCACCTCGCAGTAGACCCTGGCGCCACGGGCGGCCGCGTGCTCCGCGGACTCCAGGATGACGACGCCGGCGCCCTCGCCGAGGACGAAGCCGTCGCGGGCCGTGTCGTAGGGACGCGAGGCCTTCTCGGGCTCGTCGTTGCTCTTGGACATCGCCATCATGTTGGCGAACGCGGCGATCGGCAGCGGGTGGATGGCCGCCTCCGTGCCACCGGCGACGACGACGTCGGCACGGCCGGTGCGGATCATCTCGACGGCGTACCCGATGGCCTCCGCGCCCGAGGCGCAGGCCGAGACCGGGGTGTGGACACCGGCCTGGGCGTTGACCTCCAGGCCGACGTTGGCCGCCGGGCCGTTGGGCATGAGCATGGGAACGGTGTGCGGGGAGACGCGGCGTACGCCCTTCTCCTTCAGCACGTCGTACTGGTCGAGCAGGGTGATCACGCCGCCGATACCGGAGGCGATGACCGAACCCAGACGCTCGGGCTGGATCTTCTCGTCCTCACCGGCCTTGCCGGTGAAGCCGGCGTCCGCCCACGCCTCGCGGGCGGCGATCAGCGCGAACTGCGCCGAGCGGTCCAGCTTGCGGGCGAGCGGACGGGGCAGTACCTCGCCGGGGTCGACGGCCGCGAGGGCGGCGATCCGGACGGGCAGTTCGGCGAAACGTTCGCCCTCGAGAGGCTTGACGCCGGAGCGGCCGGCCATCAGACCTTCCCAGGTCGATGCGGAGTCGCCACCCAGCGGAGTGGTTGCGCCGATACCGGTGACGACCACGGTGCGATTGGTCGGGATCACTGGAAAATCTTCTCCACGTGTAGAGGGTCGTGAATCAGCGGCGCCACCGCCGGGTGGCGACACACAGGACGGGCTGGGATCAGCCCTGGTTCTTCAGGATGTAGTCGGCGGCGTCGCCGACCGTCTTGAGGTTCTTGACGTCCTCGTCGGGGATCTTGACGTCGAAGCGCTCCTCGGCGGCGACGACGACCTCGACCATGGACAGCGAGTCGACGTCCAGGTCGTCGGTGAAGGACTTGTCCAGCTGGACGTCCTCGACCGGGATACCGGCGATCTCGTTGACGATCTCGGCGAGACCGGTGACGATTTCTTCCTGAGTGGCGGCCATGTTTGGAGCTCCTTCGAAGTGTTTCTGCAGGGTTCGGGCGTACGGACCGGAAGATCCGGAGTGCCTAGGGGAGGGTAACGACCGTCGCGGCGTAGACGAGACCCGCCCCGAAGCCGATGATGAGCGCCGTGTCGCCGCTCTTGGCCTGACCGGTCGCCAGAAGCCGCTCCATCGCGAGCGGAATCGAGGCGGCCGACGTGTTGCCGGTGGTTTCCACGTCACGGGCGACCGTGACGTGCTCCGGCAGCTTGAGCGTCTTCACCATCGAGTCGATGATCCGCATGTTGGCCTGGTGCGGAATGAAGACATCCAAATCGTCCGGAGTGATCCCGGCCGCCTCCAGCGCCTGCTGGGCGACCTTCGCCATCTCGAAGACGGCCCAGCGGAAGACCGCCTGGCCCTCCTGCGTGATGGCCGGGAACTTCTCGGGACGGTCGGCGTGGAAGACGTCCCACGCCACGGTCTGCTTGATCGTCCCGGACTTGTCGCCCTCCGAACCCCAGACCGTGGGACCGATGGCCGGCTCCTTGGCGGGGCCCACGACGACCGCGCCCGCGCCGTCGCCGAACAGGAAGGCCGTCGCGCGGTCCTCCAGGTCGGTGAGGTCGCTGAGCCGCTCGACGCCGATGACGAGGACGTACTCCGCCGAGCCCTCGACGACCATGCCCTTGGCGAGGGTGAGGCCGTAGCCGAAGCCCGCGCAGCCGGCCGAGATGTCGAAGGCCGCGGGCTTGCCCGCGCCGACCCGGTGGGCGATCTCGGTCGCGATGGCCGGAGTCTGCTGGAAGTGCGAGACCGTGGAGACGATGACCCCGCCGATCTGCTCGGGCGCGATCCCGGCGTCGGCGATCGCCTTGCCGGCGGCCTCCACGGACATCACGGCCACGGTCTCCTCGTCGGAGGCCCAGTGGCGGGTCGCGATGCCGGAGCGGGAGCGGATCCACTCGTCGGACGAGTCGATCGTCTCGAGGATCACCTCGTTGGGCACGACACGGGTCGGCCGGTAACCGCCGACACCCATGATCCGTGCGTACGGGGCGCCCTTGCTGGGCTTGATCTTCGACATGCTCTCGGGCTCCTTAGGCGCCCGCGTGCTCGGAGATGAGCGCGCGGGCCGCGTCGAGGTCGTCGGGGGTCTTGAGCGCGAGGGTCTTCACGCCGGGCAGCGCACGCTTGGCGAGCCCGACCAGCGTGCCGCCGGGAGCCGCCTCGACGAGCGCCGTGACACCGAGCTCCTTGAAGGTCTCCATGCACAGGTCCCAGCGGACCGGGTTGGCGACCTGGCCGACGAGGCGCGTGATGACCTCGGTGCCGGTGGCGACCGTCCTGCCGTCGGCGTTCGACACGTACGTCACCCGGGGGTCGGTGACCTTCAGTCCGCCGGCGGCGGCACGCAGCTTCTCCACGGCCGGAGCCATGTGGTGCGTGTGGAACGCGCCGGCGACCTTGAGCTCCACCACGCGGCGCACGCCTTCGGGCATGTCCTGGGTCAGCGCGGCGATCTGCTCCGCGGTGCCCGCGGCGACGATCTGGCCGCCGCCGTTGACGTTGGCCGGGGTGAGCCCCAGCTTCTCCAGGTGAGGGACCGTTACGGCAGGGTCCCCGCCCAGGAGCGCGGCCATGCCCGTCTCGGTGACGGCGGCGGCCTCGGCCATACCGAGGCCGCGGGTGCGTACGAAGCGGAGCGCGGCCTCGTCGTCGATGACGCCGGCGAGCGCGGCGGCGGTGATCTCACCGACGCTGTGTCCCGCGACGACGCCGGGCGAGGCGTCCAGGGCGGCGGCCGACAGGAGACCCGCGGCGACGAGCAGCGGCTGGGCCACCGCCGTGTCGCGGATCTCGTCCGCGTCGGCCTTCGTGCCGTAGTGGGCAAGGTCGAGCCCGATGGCGTCGGACCAGGCCGCGATGCGGTCGGAGGCACCGGGGAGGTCGAGCCAGGGAGTCAGGAAGCCGGGCGTCTGAGCGCCTTGGCCGGGAGCGACGAGTACGAGCACCCTCACACTCTCTCTTGTGGACGGCTCCCGACGCCCGTGGGGACAGGGACGAAGAACCGTCAGGGGAATTGTTGAAGTCCGA from Streptomyces sp. B1I3 includes:
- a CDS encoding ACP S-malonyltransferase, whose amino-acid sequence is MLVLVAPGQGAQTPGFLTPWLDLPGASDRIAAWSDAIGLDLAHYGTKADADEIRDTAVAQPLLVAAGLLSAAALDASPGVVAGHSVGEITAAALAGVIDDEAALRFVRTRGLGMAEAAAVTETGMAALLGGDPAVTVPHLEKLGLTPANVNGGGQIVAAGTAEQIAALTQDMPEGVRRVVELKVAGAFHTHHMAPAVEKLRAAAGGLKVTDPRVTYVSNADGRTVATGTEVITRLVGQVANPVRWDLCMETFKELGVTALVEAAPGGTLVGLAKRALPGVKTLALKTPDDLDAARALISEHAGA
- the fabF gene encoding beta-ketoacyl-ACP synthase II; translated protein: MIPTNRTVVVTGIGATTPLGGDSASTWEGLMAGRSGVKPLEGERFAELPVRIAALAAVDPGEVLPRPLARKLDRSAQFALIAAREAWADAGFTGKAGEDEKIQPERLGSVIASGIGGVITLLDQYDVLKEKGVRRVSPHTVPMLMPNGPAANVGLEVNAQAGVHTPVSACASGAEAIGYAVEMIRTGRADVVVAGGTEAAIHPLPIAAFANMMAMSKSNDEPEKASRPYDTARDGFVLGEGAGVVILESAEHAAARGARVYCEVLGQGLSADAHHIAQPEPTGRGIAAAMQNLLDSTDLKPSEVVHLNAHATSTPQGDVAEIKALRAVLGDDLDHVAISATKSMTGHLLGGAGGIETVATVLALHHRMAPPTINVDDLDEAVDADVVRGEPRPLPEGPIAAINNSFGFGGHNVVLAFRSV
- a CDS encoding ketoacyl-ACP synthase III; this translates as MSKIKPSKGAPYARIMGVGGYRPTRVVPNEVILETIDSSDEWIRSRSGIATRHWASDEETVAVMSVEAAGKAIADAGIAPEQIGGVIVSTVSHFQQTPAIATEIAHRVGAGKPAAFDISAGCAGFGYGLTLAKGMVVEGSAEYVLVIGVERLSDLTDLEDRATAFLFGDGAGAVVVGPAKEPAIGPTVWGSEGDKSGTIKQTVAWDVFHADRPEKFPAITQEGQAVFRWAVFEMAKVAQQALEAAGITPDDLDVFIPHQANMRIIDSMVKTLKLPEHVTVARDVETTGNTSAASIPLAMERLLATGQAKSGDTALIIGFGAGLVYAATVVTLP
- a CDS encoding acyl carrier protein, with product MAATQEEIVTGLAEIVNEIAGIPVEDVQLDKSFTDDLDVDSLSMVEVVVAAEERFDVKIPDEDVKNLKTVGDAADYILKNQG
- a CDS encoding Lrp/AsnC family transcriptional regulator, with the protein product MDELDSALMRMLQEDGRRTNRDMAQALGIAPSTCLERVRSLRERGVLTGFHAEADLASIGRGLQAVIAVRVRPPTRAVIEAFQAFLERMPEVISLFVLTGNDDFLVHVAVRDTDHLHAVVLDKLTKRPELADVRTSVVYGHMRKKVIGPT
- a CDS encoding DMT family transporter; translated protein: MRDRGQSVWAVCAVVAAALFWSSSYAVTKQVLEDVGPLSIGAIRFTLAALLLGVMVGLNRRRPARPDAQQRRQLYVSGFLGITVYFVLENVGVDLSTASDASLIVATYPLMTMLLELVVFRTRMPVLRVTGVLLATVGAFLVVRNGAEAGGSSRWTGDILLLLGGLAWAGYNVLGKRASAGQNAVSVTYFQTLAGAAGFLLASLLEAGDWRMPGVTASWLIVYLAVACSVGGFLLYNYGLRRMASSVAVNILNLVPVFGVIGAVVINGESIQLAQAAGGVVIMAGVALGMIEREQEATAKPDAGEGEPSGTATAQAEAAAGPVLNEPEAAVPATRRVIDGAR